Genomic window (Chryseobacterium bernardetii):
AAACTTTATGCTCGAAGGACTTCCTATTGAAATTTTCGGACAGAATAAGCCAACGGTCCAGCAGAACGCTTATCTTCATATGGTTGCTGAACACAAAATATTACAGGAAAAAGGAGAAGAGTTTAAAAATAAAATAATAGAGCTTAAAAAACAGGGAATGAAAACAGAACCGGCTTTCGGAAGGTTACTGGGACTTGAAAACCCTTATGAAGACCTATTGAAATTGTAAATAAAATGATTGATACACATACCCATTTATACGCAGAAGAATTTGATGAAGACAGAAAAGAAGCTATACAAAGGGCTTTAGACAAAGGAATTTCGGAATTTTATCTCCCCGCTATTGATTCGGAATCCCATGAGAAAATGCTGGAGCTGGAAAAAGAATATCCGGGACAGGTTTTTTCAATGATGGGACTTCATCCTTGCTATGTAAAGCCGGAATCCTGGGAAAAAGAGCTGGAGATTGTTAAAAATTATTTAGACCACAGACATTTTCCTGCGATAGGAGAGATCGGGATTGATCTGTACTGGGATAAAACAACTTTAGATATCCAGGTAAAAGCTTTTGAGCAGCAGATTGATTGGGCCATAGAAAAAGATCTTCCGATTGTAATCCATACCAGAGAAAGCTTTGATGAAACATTCGAGGTATTGGAAAGAAAAAAGCACCCGAAATTAAGAGGGATCTTTCATTGTTTTTCCGGGAATCTGGAGCAGGCGCAGCATGCCATTGACCTGAACTTTATTTTAGGAATTGGTGGAGTAGTGACCTTTAAAAATGGCAAAATAGACCAGTTTTTGAGCGAAGTTCCTTTAGACAAAATTGTATTAGAAACAGATTCTCCTTATCTGGCACCTGTTCCTCACAGAGGAAAAAGAAATGAAAGTTCATACCTTGATCTTGTAGCCGGAAAACTGGTGGATATTTATGGTAAAGAATTTTCTGAAATCGATAGAATTACCACTGAGAACGCAAGAAAAATGTTTATCAGTATTAAATGATAAGTAAAGAAAATTCCTCTCAAAAAATGAGAGGAATTTTTTATTTTTTTCTGGTAAAATTCTTATTCTTTGGCTTTTTAAATCCAGTAGAAGGAGTTTCAGAAGGTTTTGGTTTCTTTTTGTTTCTGTTGTTATTAGGTCTGGAGCTGTTACTCGGTTTCTGTGATCTCTCGGCACCTGCAGGAACCGGTTTATTATTAGAATCTCTTTTCTGTACTACAAGATCATCTGTATGGAACGGATGGTTTTTGATCACAGGGATTTTCTTTCCAATCAGCTTTTCTGTATTCTTCAGATTAAGAAGATCCAATCCGTCAACAAAAGAAATGGAAGTTCCTTCTGCGCCGGCTCTGCCTGTTCTTCCTATTCTGTGTACATAAGTTTCAGAAACATCAGACAGTTCAAAATTGATGACAAATTTTAGTTCATCAATGTCAATTCCTCTTGCAGCAATATCAGTAGCTACAAGAACCCTTGTTTTTCCTGATTTAAAGTTATTAAGGGCATTCTGTCTTGCATTCTGAGATTTGTTTCCATGAATAGCTTCTGCAGAGATATTATCTTTCTGAAGCTTTCTGGCAATTTTATCGGCACCGTGTTTTGTTCTGGCAAATACCAATACAGAATCTGAAATATCATTTTGAAGAATATGGGATAACAGATTCAGTTTGTTTTCTTTTTCTACAAAATAAACAGATTGCTGAATAGTATCAGCGGTAGAGGACACAGGCGTAACTTCTACCTTTACAGGATTGTTCAGGATAGAATTAGCAAGTTTCTGGATTTCTCCCGGCATCGTTGCAGAGAAGAATAATGTCTGCCTTTTTTGTGGCAAAAGCTTGATGATTCTTTTTACATCATGCACAAATCCCATATCAAGCATCCTGTCTGCTTCATCAAGAACAAATATTTCAAGATTTTTTAAGCTGATGATGCCTTGGGCAATGAAGTCAAGAAGCCTTCCTGGTGTGGCAACCAAAATGTCAACCCCTTTTTTTAGTGCAGCTTCCTGATTTCCCTGTTTAACCCCACCGAAAATAACAAGTTCTTTTAAGGGAAGATATTTACCATAAGCATGAATATTTTCTTCAATCTGAATAGCCAATTCTCTTGTAGGCGTAAGGATTAAAGCTTTAATATTTTTGTTAGGTATCTTATTTTTAGATAGGTTCTGCAGTATGGGAATAGCAAAAGCTGCTGTTTTTCCTGTTCCGGTTTGTGCACAGCCTAAAAAGTCTCTGCCTTGTAAAATTTCAGGAATAGATCTTTCCTGAATGGGTGTTGGAGTGGTATATCCCTGTTCCTGAATTGCCTTGGCAATAGGTTCTATTAAGTTTAAGTCTGTAAAATTCAAATGAATTATTTTAAAATTTTAAATAAAAATTCCCTCTGTCTGAA
Coding sequences:
- a CDS encoding TatD family hydrolase, whose translation is MIDTHTHLYAEEFDEDRKEAIQRALDKGISEFYLPAIDSESHEKMLELEKEYPGQVFSMMGLHPCYVKPESWEKELEIVKNYLDHRHFPAIGEIGIDLYWDKTTLDIQVKAFEQQIDWAIEKDLPIVIHTRESFDETFEVLERKKHPKLRGIFHCFSGNLEQAQHAIDLNFILGIGGVVTFKNGKIDQFLSEVPLDKIVLETDSPYLAPVPHRGKRNESSYLDLVAGKLVDIYGKEFSEIDRITTENARKMFISIK
- a CDS encoding DEAD/DEAH box helicase, with product MNFTDLNLIEPIAKAIQEQGYTTPTPIQERSIPEILQGRDFLGCAQTGTGKTAAFAIPILQNLSKNKIPNKNIKALILTPTRELAIQIEENIHAYGKYLPLKELVIFGGVKQGNQEAALKKGVDILVATPGRLLDFIAQGIISLKNLEIFVLDEADRMLDMGFVHDVKRIIKLLPQKRQTLFFSATMPGEIQKLANSILNNPVKVEVTPVSSTADTIQQSVYFVEKENKLNLLSHILQNDISDSVLVFARTKHGADKIARKLQKDNISAEAIHGNKSQNARQNALNNFKSGKTRVLVATDIAARGIDIDELKFVINFELSDVSETYVHRIGRTGRAGAEGTSISFVDGLDLLNLKNTEKLIGKKIPVIKNHPFHTDDLVVQKRDSNNKPVPAGAERSQKPSNSSRPNNNRNKKKPKPSETPSTGFKKPKNKNFTRKK